The following are encoded together in the Kribbella sp. CA-293567 genome:
- a CDS encoding DNA gyrase/topoisomerase IV subunit A: MARRTSSTAEPEDYEEHILDVDVSDEMRSSFLEYAYSVIYSRALPDARDGLKPVQRRILFSMAENNIRPDRGHVKSARVVGEVMGKYHPHGDGAIYDALVRTAQPWSMRLPLIDGHGNFGSLDDGPAAMRYTECRMAPSAVAMTNGLDEDVVDYKPNYDGREEEPSVLPAAFPNLLVNGAAGIAVGMATNMAPHNLVEVIQALRHLIKNPAADVDDLMRFVPGPDLPTGGKIVGLEGIKDAYLAGRGSFKMRATARIENVTPRRKGIVVTELPYTVGPEKVIEKIKTLVQAKKLQGIADVKDLTDRTHGTQLVIEVKNGFVPEALLEQLYKMTPLEDSFSINAVCLVDGQPRTLGLKELLEVYLGHRYDVTRRRTEFRRKKAQDRLHIVDGLLIAILDIDEVIQIIRSSDDAAAARARLMDIYDLSEVQTNYILDMPLRRLTKFSKLELDTEKGELEREIEQLSAILDDEKLLQKTVSDELAEVAKTYGTPRRTVLLESSGATKTAAVPLEVTDDPCWILLSSTGLLARTNGVEPFGSGEGRAKHDAIVSAIKSTARGHYGLVTSAGRLIRLESLDLPAVPATASAPNLQGGAPVAEFVSLEAGEKVLALTTMDPDSVGIALGTETGVVKRVTPDHLSNRDSWEIIRLSDGDKVVGAVELTTGEEELVFVSSDAQLLHYSASAVRPQGRTAGGMAGIRLSAGAKLTYFGAVETGKESHLVTISGSSSALPGTEVGQVKVTPFSEYPAKGRATGGVRCHRLLKGEDGLLLAFVGAAPIKASANSGAPVDLPPLDPRRDGSGVPVAQPIAACAAELAG; encoded by the coding sequence ATGGCACGCCGTACCAGCAGTACCGCCGAACCCGAGGACTACGAGGAGCACATCCTCGATGTCGACGTCTCCGACGAGATGCGCAGCAGCTTCCTGGAGTACGCCTACTCGGTGATCTACTCCCGGGCCCTGCCCGACGCCCGGGACGGCCTGAAGCCGGTCCAGCGCCGGATCCTGTTCTCGATGGCGGAGAACAACATCCGTCCCGACCGCGGTCACGTCAAGAGCGCCCGCGTCGTCGGTGAGGTGATGGGTAAGTACCACCCGCACGGCGACGGCGCGATCTACGACGCCCTGGTCCGGACCGCGCAGCCGTGGTCGATGCGGCTGCCGCTGATCGACGGCCACGGGAACTTCGGCTCGCTCGACGACGGACCGGCCGCGATGCGGTACACCGAGTGCCGGATGGCGCCGTCCGCGGTGGCGATGACGAACGGCCTGGACGAGGACGTCGTCGACTACAAGCCGAACTACGACGGCCGCGAGGAAGAGCCGTCGGTACTGCCGGCCGCCTTCCCGAACCTGCTGGTCAACGGCGCCGCCGGGATCGCGGTCGGGATGGCGACCAACATGGCGCCGCACAACCTGGTCGAGGTGATCCAGGCGCTGCGGCACCTGATCAAGAACCCGGCCGCCGACGTCGACGACCTGATGCGGTTCGTGCCCGGCCCGGACCTGCCGACCGGCGGCAAGATCGTCGGCCTGGAAGGCATCAAGGACGCCTACCTGGCCGGCCGCGGCAGCTTCAAGATGCGCGCCACCGCCCGGATCGAGAACGTCACCCCGCGCCGCAAGGGCATCGTGGTCACCGAACTGCCCTACACGGTCGGCCCGGAGAAGGTGATCGAGAAGATCAAGACCCTGGTCCAGGCCAAGAAGCTGCAGGGCATCGCCGACGTCAAGGACCTGACCGACCGGACGCACGGCACCCAGCTGGTGATCGAGGTGAAGAACGGCTTCGTCCCCGAGGCGCTGCTCGAGCAGCTCTACAAGATGACGCCGCTGGAGGACTCGTTCTCGATCAACGCGGTCTGCCTGGTCGACGGCCAGCCGCGCACGCTCGGGCTGAAGGAACTGCTCGAGGTCTACCTCGGCCACCGCTACGACGTCACCCGCCGGCGGACCGAGTTCCGCCGCAAGAAGGCCCAGGACCGGCTGCACATCGTCGACGGTCTGCTGATCGCGATCCTGGACATCGACGAGGTGATCCAGATCATCCGGTCCAGCGACGACGCGGCCGCCGCCCGGGCCCGGTTGATGGACATCTACGACCTGTCCGAGGTGCAGACCAACTACATCCTGGACATGCCGCTGCGCCGGCTGACCAAGTTCTCCAAGCTCGAACTGGACACCGAGAAGGGCGAGCTCGAGCGCGAGATCGAGCAGCTGAGCGCGATCCTGGACGACGAGAAGCTGCTGCAGAAGACCGTCTCCGACGAGCTCGCCGAGGTCGCCAAGACCTACGGCACGCCGCGGCGTACGGTGCTGCTGGAGTCGTCCGGCGCCACCAAGACCGCCGCCGTACCGCTCGAGGTCACCGACGACCCGTGCTGGATCCTGCTGAGCTCCACCGGGCTGCTGGCGCGCACCAACGGCGTCGAGCCGTTCGGCAGCGGCGAGGGCCGGGCCAAGCACGACGCGATCGTGTCGGCGATCAAGAGCACCGCGCGTGGCCACTACGGGCTGGTCACCAGCGCCGGCCGGCTGATCCGGCTGGAGTCGCTCGACCTGCCCGCCGTACCGGCCACCGCCAGCGCGCCCAACCTGCAGGGTGGCGCGCCCGTCGCGGAGTTCGTCTCGCTGGAGGCCGGTGAGAAGGTACTGGCGCTCACGACGATGGATCCCGACTCGGTCGGCATCGCCCTCGGCACCGAGACCGGCGTGGTCAAGCGGGTCACCCCCGACCACCTGAGCAACCGCGACTCGTGGGAGATCATCCGGCTCAGCGACGGCGACAAGGTCGTCGGCGCGGTCGAGCTGACCACCGGCGAGGAGGAGCTCGTCTTCGTCTCCAGCGACGCGCAACTGCTGCACTACAGCGCGTCCGCGGTCCGCCCACAAGGCCGTACGGCGGGCGGTATGGCCGGCATCCGGCTGTCGGCCGGGGCGAAGCTCACCTACTTCGGCGCGGTCGAAACAGGCAAGGAATCGCACCTCGTCACCATCTCCGGCTCTTCCTCGGCCCTGCCGGGCACAGAGGTCGGCCAGGTGAAGGTGACGCCGTTCAGCGAGTATCCGGCCAAGGGCCGGGCGACCGGCGGTGTCCGGTGCCACCGGCTGCTCAAGGGCGAGGACGGGCTGCTGCTCGCCTTCGTCGGAGCCGCCCCGATCAAGGCCAGCGCCAACAGTGGTGCCCCGGTCGATCTTCCTCCGCTGGACCCCCGCCGCGATGGTTCCGGCGTACCGGTGGCTCAGCCGATCGCGGCCTGTGCCGCAGAGTTGGCAGGCTGA
- a CDS encoding LppX_LprAFG lipoprotein translates to MKRLAAFGAALALSVALTACSDKKDDAGPKGDDPVALLTEVKKTIDEAASVHLVITGRDLPNTGQVLASGDGVATHAPAFKGKLTVRAAGSPIDAEVVAVGSKVYAKLPFTPKFIELPPSQLAGLGAPDPAVLLDPGKGLTAVLPTLKDPKIKGETRDGAKVLTEITGAVDGKTLQGIFPKAPAGQDFPSTFKVDKDTKQLVSATITGPYYDGATSSYDITFDKYGEQVEITKP, encoded by the coding sequence ATGAAGAGACTCGCCGCGTTCGGAGCGGCCTTGGCGCTGTCGGTGGCACTGACCGCCTGCAGCGACAAGAAGGACGACGCGGGCCCCAAGGGCGACGACCCGGTGGCCCTGCTGACCGAGGTCAAGAAGACCATCGACGAGGCCGCCAGCGTGCACCTCGTGATCACCGGGCGGGACCTGCCGAACACCGGTCAGGTGCTGGCCAGCGGTGACGGGGTTGCCACCCACGCACCGGCGTTCAAGGGCAAGCTGACCGTTCGCGCGGCCGGCTCGCCGATCGACGCCGAGGTGGTCGCGGTCGGCAGCAAGGTCTACGCCAAGCTGCCGTTCACGCCGAAGTTCATCGAGCTGCCGCCGTCGCAGCTGGCCGGTCTGGGCGCGCCCGACCCGGCCGTGCTGCTCGACCCCGGCAAGGGCCTGACGGCGGTGCTGCCGACCCTGAAGGATCCGAAGATCAAGGGTGAGACGCGGGACGGCGCGAAGGTGCTGACCGAGATCACCGGCGCGGTCGACGGCAAGACGCTGCAGGGCATCTTCCCGAAGGCGCCGGCCGGCCAGGACTTCCCGAGCACCTTCAAGGTCGACAAGGACACCAAGCAGCTGGTGTCGGCCACCATCACCGGCCCGTACTACGACGGCGCCACCAGCAGCTACGACATCACCTTCGACAAGTACGGCGAACAGGTGGAGATCACCAAGCCGTGA
- a CDS encoding MFS transporter, whose product MSASPRARLTLASVAVAFAAADTYVVVLALPDMMSGVGLSADQLQRAAPIVSGFLLGYIAVLPLIGRIADVVGRTPVLVGALILFAVGSLITAGAYDLSLVVVGRFLQGVGGGGLVPATLALVADLWPADRRGLPLGIVGAVQELGSVLGPLLGAAVLAIADWRYIFWLNLTVAVILALLLRGLQRPPLSAAVGLLACIALGLTLTAPERLASGITLGLPFVPFSGDSRLLTPIGVVTFVLLALWLGLILFQGRASLAGLVKQIDLVGALLLALALAGVVLAFATADPEQEVMAPSGPWLLVAAGIFAVAFAVWQRRTAQPIIPPGLLGAKAAWGSLLVSFLVGAALIAALVDVPVFARTTQSGGQLAAALVLLRFLVALPIGAVVGGWATRRYGLGLITGVGLGLAGAMFVLMAFWDQDALDHPPATITLLVCGFGFGLALSPVNTAILAATRPDSHGLVSALIVVARMIGMLVGVSALTAIGLRRYYTLVADIPTPNELCPGAAVTTCRPFIDALRDAGVSQVHTIFAGAAGCAFAAAVLAVLLLGRRVK is encoded by the coding sequence GTGAGTGCCAGCCCGCGGGCGCGACTGACCCTCGCGTCGGTCGCGGTCGCCTTCGCGGCGGCCGACACCTACGTAGTCGTTCTCGCGCTGCCCGACATGATGTCCGGGGTCGGCCTGTCCGCAGACCAGTTGCAGCGGGCCGCCCCGATCGTCTCGGGCTTCCTGCTCGGCTACATCGCCGTACTCCCCCTGATCGGCCGCATCGCCGACGTCGTCGGCCGTACGCCGGTGCTGGTCGGCGCGCTGATCCTTTTCGCGGTGGGCTCCCTCATCACAGCAGGTGCCTACGACCTTTCGCTGGTGGTCGTCGGGCGGTTCCTGCAAGGTGTCGGCGGCGGTGGTCTCGTCCCGGCCACGCTTGCGCTCGTGGCAGATCTCTGGCCGGCCGACAGACGAGGGCTGCCGCTCGGGATAGTCGGAGCGGTCCAGGAGCTCGGCTCGGTCCTAGGTCCGCTGCTGGGCGCCGCAGTGCTCGCGATCGCCGACTGGCGCTACATCTTCTGGCTCAACCTCACTGTCGCCGTCATCCTCGCGTTGCTCCTCCGCGGCCTGCAGCGGCCACCGCTGTCGGCGGCAGTCGGATTACTGGCGTGCATAGCGCTAGGCCTCACCCTTACGGCGCCAGAGCGGCTGGCCAGCGGCATCACGCTAGGCCTGCCGTTCGTGCCCTTCAGTGGTGACTCCAGGCTGCTCACTCCCATTGGCGTGGTCACCTTCGTTCTGCTGGCACTGTGGCTGGGGCTGATCCTTTTCCAGGGCCGCGCGTCTCTCGCCGGTTTGGTGAAGCAGATAGACCTGGTCGGCGCCCTGCTGCTCGCGCTGGCCTTGGCGGGCGTCGTACTGGCATTCGCGACCGCCGACCCCGAGCAAGAGGTGATGGCACCGTCCGGACCTTGGCTGCTGGTTGCCGCAGGCATCTTTGCGGTCGCCTTCGCGGTGTGGCAGCGGCGTACCGCGCAGCCGATCATCCCGCCGGGTCTGCTCGGCGCCAAGGCAGCTTGGGGATCACTGCTGGTCAGCTTCCTCGTCGGAGCCGCCCTGATCGCCGCGCTCGTCGACGTCCCCGTCTTCGCCCGTACGACGCAAAGCGGCGGCCAGCTCGCTGCCGCTCTGGTCCTGCTGCGCTTCCTGGTCGCCTTGCCGATCGGCGCCGTCGTCGGAGGCTGGGCGACCCGGCGCTACGGCCTCGGTCTCATCACCGGCGTGGGGCTCGGTCTGGCCGGCGCCATGTTCGTGCTGATGGCCTTCTGGGACCAGGACGCACTCGACCATCCGCCGGCCACGATCACCCTGCTCGTCTGCGGTTTCGGGTTCGGGCTCGCCCTCTCGCCGGTCAACACCGCGATCCTGGCCGCCACCCGGCCGGACAGCCATGGCCTGGTCAGCGCCCTGATCGTGGTGGCCCGGATGATCGGCATGCTGGTCGGCGTCTCCGCGCTGACCGCCATCGGCCTGCGCCGCTACTACACGCTCGTGGCGGACATCCCCACACCGAACGAACTGTGTCCGGGAGCCGCCGTGACCACGTGCAGGCCGTTCATCGACGCGTTGCGCGACGCGGGCGTTTCACAAGTTCACACGATCTTCGCCGGCGCCGCGGGATGCGCCTTCGCGGCCGCCGTACTCGCGGTTCTTCTGCTCGGTCGGCGGGTTAAGTAA
- a CDS encoding sucrase ferredoxin: MSAPHEQTGRPGLCSIICRTLQEPLAGTSIVATGWVLVEQPGPWGHDAPTQSHLDPVFGAEFDAATKKADLRFGLIRSPGRHSDAEPRAHRVYVACTVPGRSWMLTGCVPDPTMLAGLDLDAVRHGDQAAAIRSLPELAPVTEAILLVCTNGKRDECCAVLGRPIVKAASATAPGRVWEASHLGGHRFAPTATLLPAGITYGHLDGETAAAILAAADRGETVLEKLRGRSTWTKRGQLAEITVRHLIGEAGLDALSVVTEDVETVTVEHVDGRLWRVEVTGETAYPRRPESCGKEPFAMSLLRAGTVTAGITR; this comes from the coding sequence GTGAGTGCACCACACGAGCAGACTGGCAGGCCGGGCCTGTGCTCGATCATCTGCCGGACGCTGCAGGAACCGCTGGCGGGAACGTCGATCGTCGCCACCGGCTGGGTCCTGGTCGAGCAACCGGGCCCGTGGGGCCACGACGCGCCGACCCAGAGCCATCTCGACCCGGTCTTCGGGGCCGAGTTCGACGCCGCGACCAAGAAGGCCGACCTGCGCTTCGGGCTGATCCGCTCCCCCGGCCGGCACTCCGACGCGGAACCTCGCGCCCATCGCGTGTACGTCGCCTGCACGGTGCCCGGCCGCAGCTGGATGCTGACCGGCTGCGTGCCCGATCCGACCATGCTCGCCGGCCTCGATCTCGACGCGGTCCGGCACGGCGACCAGGCCGCTGCTATCAGGTCCCTGCCGGAGCTTGCTCCGGTCACCGAAGCGATCCTGCTGGTCTGCACCAACGGCAAGCGCGACGAGTGCTGTGCCGTGCTCGGCCGCCCGATCGTCAAGGCCGCGTCGGCCACCGCGCCCGGCCGGGTCTGGGAAGCGAGCCACCTGGGCGGTCACCGGTTCGCGCCGACCGCTACGCTGCTGCCCGCAGGGATCACCTACGGCCATCTCGACGGGGAGACGGCCGCCGCCATCCTCGCCGCGGCCGACCGTGGCGAGACCGTTCTCGAGAAACTGCGCGGCCGGTCCACCTGGACCAAGCGCGGCCAGCTGGCCGAGATCACCGTCCGTCACCTCATCGGCGAGGCCGGACTGGACGCCCTCAGCGTCGTCACCGAAGACGTCGAGACCGTCACGGTCGAACACGTCGACGGGCGGCTGTGGAGGGTCGAGGTGACCGGCGAGACCGCCTATCCCCGCCGCCCGGAGTCTTGCGGAAAGGAACCGTTCGCCATGTCGCTCCTCCGTGCCGGAACAGTCACCGCCGGGATCACCCGATGA
- a CDS encoding beta-class carbonic anhydrase, producing the protein MTAGGTSDRTGFEDLLAANAEYSRNFQYSGFDGIAHAGVGVVTCMDSRIPPLELLGLKPGDAKVLRSAGGRVTELTLTGLILGVQLLGVRRIMIVPHTRCAMASMTEDEMRAKVELAAGQPAGYLPLNVIPDQLEALRHDVAAVREHPLIGDEILVGGFMYDVDNGLLTQHA; encoded by the coding sequence ATGACCGCCGGCGGCACCTCCGACCGCACCGGCTTCGAAGACCTGCTCGCCGCCAACGCGGAGTACAGCCGGAACTTCCAGTACAGCGGGTTCGATGGCATCGCTCACGCGGGCGTCGGCGTCGTCACGTGTATGGACTCACGGATCCCGCCGCTGGAGCTGCTCGGTCTCAAGCCCGGAGACGCGAAGGTGCTGCGCAGCGCCGGTGGCCGGGTCACCGAACTGACGCTGACCGGCCTGATCCTCGGCGTCCAGCTGCTCGGCGTCCGCCGGATCATGATCGTGCCGCACACCCGCTGCGCGATGGCCTCGATGACCGAGGACGAGATGCGGGCCAAGGTCGAACTGGCGGCCGGCCAGCCGGCCGGCTACCTGCCGCTGAACGTGATCCCGGACCAGCTGGAGGCGCTGCGCCACGACGTCGCCGCCGTCCGCGAGCACCCGCTGATCGGCGACGAGATCCTCGTCGGCGGTTTCATGTACGACGTCGACAACGGGCTGCTCACCCAGCACGCCTGA
- a CDS encoding VOC family protein yields the protein MTYLAPHGRVLTPYLCCRDAAKAIEWYGEIFGARPTETPFVGADGRIGHAELEIDGAAFMLSDAYPEVGVASPAPDGLPTYAMNLYVPDVDATVNAAEKAGATIEKPLADTFYGARAATFRDPFGVRWSVATHLRDVGEAALDAAKAGFADK from the coding sequence ATGACCTACCTTGCTCCGCACGGGCGCGTGCTGACGCCCTATCTGTGCTGCCGTGACGCCGCCAAGGCGATCGAGTGGTACGGCGAGATCTTCGGCGCGCGACCGACCGAGACCCCTTTCGTGGGCGCCGACGGACGGATCGGCCACGCCGAGCTGGAGATCGACGGCGCGGCGTTCATGCTGTCGGACGCCTATCCCGAGGTAGGCGTCGCGTCACCTGCTCCGGACGGACTCCCGACGTACGCGATGAACCTCTACGTGCCGGACGTGGACGCGACCGTCAACGCCGCGGAGAAGGCCGGCGCGACGATCGAGAAGCCGCTGGCCGACACCTTCTACGGCGCCCGGGCCGCGACCTTCCGCGATCCGTTCGGCGTCCGCTGGTCGGTCGCGACCCACCTGCGCGATGTCGGCGAAGCGGCCCTGGACGCTGCCAAAGCCGGCTTCGCCGACAAGTAG
- a CDS encoding HAD family hydrolase: protein MTPDLPRLACFDLDNTLIDRNRAFRGWAEWWSRREGLGAEAVEWLLAHDEGGFRPRPELFAGLSEHFALTAEVPALVEAYDREHPAFTSVERPVVAGLVSLRTAGWRVAVVTNGGVRQQSLKLERTGIGAVVDYCCISEAVGVRKPDPRIFGIAAARTGATLLGGWMVGDHPAYDIAGGIAAGLSTVLVGNEHPAAATPDRAPTHHFASVLQAFPVILAG from the coding sequence ATGACCCCGGACCTGCCGCGGCTGGCCTGTTTCGACCTCGACAACACGTTGATCGACCGGAACCGGGCCTTCCGCGGCTGGGCCGAGTGGTGGTCCCGGCGCGAAGGGCTCGGGGCCGAGGCGGTCGAGTGGCTGCTGGCGCACGACGAGGGCGGGTTCCGGCCGCGGCCCGAGTTGTTCGCGGGCTTGAGCGAACACTTCGCGCTCACGGCCGAGGTGCCGGCGCTGGTCGAGGCCTACGACCGCGAGCATCCGGCCTTCACCTCGGTGGAGCGACCGGTGGTGGCCGGACTGGTCTCCCTGCGGACAGCGGGATGGCGGGTCGCGGTGGTCACCAACGGTGGCGTCCGGCAGCAGTCGCTCAAGCTGGAGCGGACCGGGATCGGCGCGGTCGTCGACTACTGCTGTATCTCCGAGGCGGTCGGCGTTCGCAAGCCCGATCCGCGGATCTTCGGGATCGCGGCGGCCCGGACCGGCGCGACGTTGCTCGGCGGGTGGATGGTGGGCGACCATCCGGCGTACGACATCGCCGGCGGGATCGCTGCCGGGTTGTCGACCGTGCTGGTCGGCAACGAGCACCCGGCTGCAGCCACGCCCGACCGCGCCCCGACCCACCACTTCGCCTCGGTGCTGCAGGCCTTCCCGGTCATCCTGGCCGGCTGA
- a CDS encoding DNA gyrase/topoisomerase IV subunit B, whose amino-acid sequence MAAPTPRSTELDPTYNARNLLVLEGLEAVRKRPGMYIGSTDSRGLMHCLWEIIDNAVDEALAGHGERIDIVLHNDGSVEVRDQARGIPVDIEPKTKLSGVEVVFTKLHAGGKFGGGSYNASGGLHGVGASVVNALSARLDVEVDRGGVTWTTSFRRGVAGEFATEGATAEFTPAVGLRKAGRAKKGVTGTRIRYWADRQIFTKDAAFNYDELVTRARQTSFLVPGLELVVRDERTDEPTEESFKHEGGISEFCEFLATDQPVTEVIRLSGTGHFTETVPMLDDAGHMTPTDVERDLEVDIAVRWGDGYETELRSFVNIVSTPKGGTHVAGFERALPKVFTSALTGTRLLKSGEELIKDDVLEGMTSVVTVRLAEPQFDGQTKEVLGTPAASRIVAKVVQTELEAFLGSTKGTAKAQARAVMEKVVAASRTRVAARQHRELQRRKTALESSALPAKLADCRSNDVDRSELFIVEGDSALGTAKVARNSEFQALLPIRGKILNVQKASVADMLKNAECASIIQVVGAGSGRTFDLEQVRYGKIIFMADADSDGAHIRCLLATLFFRYMRPLVDAGRVYTAVPPLHRFELTNPKKGQDKYIYTYSDAEYQRKSAELMKKGVKWKEPPQRYKGLGEMDADQLAETTVDPRHRTLRRMTVDDGEAAAGVFDLLMGNDVAPRKEFIVQGAYELDENRIDA is encoded by the coding sequence GTGGCCGCCCCGACACCCCGCAGTACCGAGCTCGACCCAACGTACAACGCCCGCAACCTGCTGGTCCTGGAAGGACTGGAGGCGGTCCGCAAGCGGCCGGGCATGTACATCGGCTCGACCGACAGTCGCGGTCTGATGCACTGCCTGTGGGAGATCATCGACAACGCCGTCGACGAGGCGCTGGCCGGTCACGGCGAGCGGATCGACATCGTGCTGCACAACGACGGTTCGGTCGAGGTCCGCGACCAGGCGCGCGGCATCCCGGTCGACATCGAGCCGAAGACCAAGCTCAGCGGCGTCGAGGTGGTCTTCACGAAGCTGCACGCCGGCGGCAAGTTCGGCGGCGGCTCGTACAACGCCTCCGGTGGTCTGCACGGTGTCGGCGCCTCGGTCGTGAACGCGCTGTCCGCGCGGCTCGACGTCGAGGTCGACCGCGGTGGCGTGACCTGGACCACGTCGTTCCGCCGGGGAGTGGCCGGCGAGTTCGCCACCGAGGGCGCGACCGCGGAGTTCACCCCGGCCGTCGGCCTGCGCAAGGCGGGTCGCGCCAAGAAGGGCGTCACCGGCACCCGGATCCGCTACTGGGCCGACCGCCAGATCTTCACCAAGGACGCGGCCTTCAACTACGACGAACTGGTCACCCGGGCACGGCAGACGTCGTTCCTGGTGCCCGGCCTCGAGTTGGTGGTGCGCGACGAGCGCACCGACGAGCCGACCGAGGAGTCGTTCAAGCACGAGGGCGGGATCAGCGAGTTCTGCGAGTTCCTCGCCACCGACCAGCCGGTCACCGAGGTGATCCGGCTGTCCGGTACCGGTCACTTCACCGAGACCGTGCCGATGCTCGACGATGCCGGTCATATGACCCCGACCGACGTCGAGCGCGACCTCGAGGTCGACATCGCGGTCCGCTGGGGCGACGGCTACGAGACCGAGCTGCGCTCGTTCGTGAACATCGTGTCGACGCCCAAGGGCGGCACCCACGTGGCCGGGTTCGAGCGCGCCCTGCCGAAGGTGTTCACCAGCGCGCTGACCGGCACCCGGCTGCTGAAGAGCGGCGAGGAGCTGATCAAGGACGACGTGCTCGAGGGCATGACGTCGGTGGTCACGGTCCGGCTGGCCGAGCCACAGTTCGACGGCCAGACCAAGGAGGTGCTCGGTACGCCGGCCGCCTCGCGGATCGTCGCGAAGGTGGTGCAGACCGAGCTGGAGGCGTTCCTCGGCTCCACCAAGGGCACCGCGAAGGCCCAGGCCCGCGCGGTGATGGAGAAGGTCGTCGCGGCCTCCCGCACCCGGGTGGCCGCCCGTCAGCACCGTGAGCTGCAGCGCCGCAAGACCGCGCTGGAGTCGTCGGCACTGCCGGCCAAGCTGGCCGACTGCCGCAGCAACGACGTGGACCGCTCCGAGCTGTTCATCGTCGAGGGTGACTCCGCGCTCGGTACCGCCAAGGTGGCCCGAAACTCGGAGTTCCAGGCGCTGCTGCCGATCCGCGGCAAGATCCTGAACGTGCAGAAGGCGTCCGTCGCCGACATGCTGAAGAACGCCGAGTGCGCCTCGATCATCCAGGTGGTCGGCGCCGGGTCGGGCCGCACCTTCGACCTGGAGCAGGTCCGCTACGGCAAGATCATCTTCATGGCCGACGCCGACTCCGACGGCGCGCACATCCGCTGCCTGCTGGCGACGCTGTTCTTCCGCTACATGCGCCCGCTGGTCGACGCGGGCCGGGTCTACACCGCCGTTCCGCCCCTGCACCGCTTCGAGCTGACCAACCCGAAGAAGGGGCAGGACAAGTACATCTACACCTACTCCGACGCGGAGTACCAGCGGAAGTCGGCGGAGCTGATGAAGAAGGGCGTGAAGTGGAAGGAGCCCCCGCAGCGCTACAAGGGTCTCGGTGAGATGGACGCGGACCAGCTGGCGGAGACCACCGTCGACCCGCGCCACCGGACGCTGCGCCGGATGACCGTCGACGACGGCGAAGCGGCGGCCGGCGTCTTCGACCTGCTGATGGGCAACGACGTCGCGCCCCGCAAGGAGTTCATCGTGCAGGGCGCCTACGAACTGGACGAGAACCGCATCGACGCATGA
- a CDS encoding DUF7455 domain-containing protein has translation MRPQVTTALAPSSTLSAADRCDRCGAQAYVRVTLTSGGELLFCAHHGREHADKLRNIAITIHDETGRLEDKPAESVPAEGDR, from the coding sequence ATGAGGCCTCAAGTGACTACAGCACTCGCCCCGAGTTCGACCCTGTCGGCTGCGGACCGTTGTGACCGCTGCGGTGCGCAGGCCTACGTTCGGGTGACCCTGACCAGCGGTGGGGAGCTACTTTTCTGCGCCCACCACGGACGGGAGCACGCGGACAAGCTGCGCAACATCGCGATCACCATCCACGACGAGACGGGCAGGCTGGAAGACAAGCCCGCCGAGTCGGTCCCTGCGGAGGGCGACCGGTAA